One window from the genome of Poecilia reticulata strain Guanapo linkage group LG9, Guppy_female_1.0+MT, whole genome shotgun sequence encodes:
- the LOC103470766 gene encoding uncharacterized protein LOC103470766 isoform X2: protein MAGRTASRKSCQLLFILCLLNIGSGFEVREDEWEELRPDVAALHRLTGLSEHLMHQQLSSTRVRRSVSRLDIDQNILSLWDGLQECENMAACVMAKKQDLGALVEHVEKQKTDDWLLRASEISHSYGQKLLIITDQEPSTSERARQE, encoded by the exons ATGGCAGGAAGGACGGCGAGTAGGAAGAGCTGCcagctcctcttcatcctctgcCTCCTGAACATCGGCTCTGGGTTTG aggTGAGAGAAGACGAGTGGGAGGAGCTGAGGCCAGATGTTGCTGCTCTGCATCGCCTCACCGGACTGTCTGAGCACCTGATGCACCAGCAGCTCAG CTCAACAAGAGTCCGAAGATCAGTTTCAAG GTTGGACATTGATCAAAACATCTTGAGTTTGTGGGATGGACTTCAGGAATGTGAAAACATGGCGGCTTGTGTCATGGCAAAGAAACAG GATCTTGGAGCCCTGGTAGAACATGTTGAAAAGCAGAAGACAGATGATTGGCTGCTGAGAGCTTCAGAGATTTCACACAGTTACGGACAGAAGCTTCTGATCATAACTGACCAAGAACCTTCAACAAGCGAAAGAGCGAGACAGGAATAA
- the LOC103470766 gene encoding uncharacterized protein LOC103470766 isoform X1, with protein sequence MVRGSKAALETVQDNHQIYKIMEQSDSVSTYKIPERPVDHSTQYDHQQIVLLQDNTVVRTAAESLYEKHATVSSLYVLDNNLKPRLIHGEPVPLSENSRLVLVGHGARDQSGEMKLAGFKSPEVAKIIQNTHRVSDQIKTTSVVACDVGSDESFVETLAKELHQAGIETELHLRNSLVQVKHTGEKITQEFTVDGEQWRQNDDSKKVVATIDKNGDVIIRSEAGSKGEAIFTNERNFLGPDQNNRYNWPEEPRRFIDQDVYTKVDQNNPDKVKSACDELEAMSWGLFHPEHDKPAKVNINNYEHAEEQYVIMTKAGNNMVQINEQQKIKEILRNCYEIKSGKDAVSLIRHYAKTGETSSTYLKISDWIFKVDPRTLYMIPVGKKLVSTNDREEQTKTKEWITEQNGENKEKYSNIRGNIQNKQEYANYVRDIFKGDRISQNLSPDRELFYAWYFAASVVAESARNLRTFPLTLMALDLIHSRPNDEYRLKFLFEYHPMARGDSWTDSWSRGFSGTAAVPTRLNQNIQNMRERKSIKLLEVIRLELSLFTKWTQTVGNNLLNQLSTLAVEYKIIKEDSQLKNNYQKFKDTLQPQSSLIPPTDGGEPRASGPLSGHDDGYVTQRDVISASELENSFIHEAYFSRGTTLLAEEIHTQLTKQFGENLAGMHVRKGSNRIENGQFICQLESQLADVEPVEFRAELSAKTQEFHKELQENMDRSVQEMEEHSLTSSHQGSKFAERVGSAVGVLGLLLGMKGSIRAFEQGHVKDGVAGALQTAHGTAAIASSAIARTALSSEGRAAKAAVTIMRSPVMKGMMTAIPIIGIGFGVYNIEEDFKRNDALGYIDGYIDIEMVALDVVELAQPELAPFIAPVNVALSVVRMVVDDIYMGIKNELDSLPKDAALLSKIGAVFVGFGKGVFHFIIHVASLFYDWRYDEIEEGRRLVAQISDYRKYYVVTKETDGVTAIDFSGGASSWNGGGIDFCLADSGQSKLCMDYFVSSDESFGRGCWNINAQGSTDIILGTGESHELEHTTLQKKLFIFIPAGSVTVVSGYKDASYSRYGTYRGNRASNRFFAVQNAGDTHMIEVMLSYYYRLYGEPGDDKFFLGPQKTYVEGSGGKDTYLIPENGGKTIINNFDPSKAMDTLHFSVDYRDISVYKSGCDVVLMYQSTHSVTIMNWFLGELYRHMIMMSGDGVLFEISSTVVTSVQLMATGINKMFQKLGETINAADPLLRAVIDIVGTQFDDIILGNDQNNLIDGGGGTDRLSGGEGEDIYNIKGSSQSVLIENFSRDRKTDLAIIDANLQSFNLWVEGDHVKLKAVHDNTPIYVTLVNWFRSQEDRHLVIVTKDLLTFTISDNITDCLLSNKFLKCIKLQRIDYSSSSSPLVVDLLADAALNSLTEVRGSKFNDVIKGNDEHNVFIPGDGDDFMQGRGEDWYIISPGGGEKMINNQSPDQVLDKLFLKERYESLTAICELGNIIILVNRTRTVELQNWFLSKDYQHLEIRTSDGVTAGLKTNTSSCNEALIQPFIIDYRSSLHQTDPICHLFFLKQSLRLFCGLKGKKIMMKETGSVKEMFGSSGFDIMVGNKNDNLLDPYTGGAVMSGGEGQDTYIIKHGYGDNLLIDNFAEDQKTDTVLVDMDFIDGGQVVLDSSTEDLRVTIKTEGEELKFSLIDYGLGDQHQHLDFLSSDGVRFKLKSMNSSGDAPQLQVEAFKVTLKQSEVDCRLDLSIQRNLSKVQTAQGCPSQSNYMIGNNQDNVLIGGWKDDALDGGEGDDALIGGHGADILVGGMGDDTLYGEDGNDTMLGGSGWDVFIPGPGPDLVDGGSGRDTVLYRGDHEKGSGVYVNLLSGQGHYADAEGDVLKDVEAVIGTIYSDILVSGYESSLLKGSSGNDILVSTGGDYLVGGDGNDIYMLAFDHGSVTIDNCAKDNATDVLYFSSHSLPSFDHQFLPDRIVFTFFGPNQTAVKVGLKGWRDDDSECGHLKLVFRELEISVDRILAFYHTT encoded by the coding sequence ATGGTCCGTGGCTCCAAAGCAGCTTTAGAAACTGTTCAAGACAATCACCAGATATACAAGATAATGGAGCAATCTGACTCTGTTTCCACATACAAAATCCCAGAAAGACCAGTTGATCACAGCACCCAGTATGACCACCAGCAGATCGTCTTGCTACAAGACAACACGGTGGTGAGAACAGCTGCTGAGTCTCTTTATGAGAAGCATGCAACAGTTAGTTCACTTTATGTCCTTGACAACAACCTAAAACCAAGACTGATTCATGGTGAACCTGTGCCTTTGTCAGAAAACAGcaggctggttctggttggtcATGGAGCCAGAGACCAATCTGGAGAGATGAAACTGGCAGGATTCAAATCCCCAGAAGTGGCCAAAATCATCCAAAACACTCACAGGGTGAgtgaccaaataaaaacaaccagtgTTGTGGCCTGTGATGTTGGATCTGATGAGTCTTTTGTAGAAACTCTGGCCAAAGAGCTTCATCAGGCCGGGATTGAGACGGAGCTACACCTGAGGAACTCTTTGGTCCAGGTTAAACATACAGGAGAGAAAATCACTCAAGAATTTACTGTAGATGGAGAACAATGGAGGCAAAACGATGACAGCAAAAAAGTGGTGGCAACTATTGACAAAAATGGAGATGTAATCATTAGAAGTGAAGCTGGCAGTAAAGGGGAAGCAATTTTCACCAATGAAAGAAACTTTCTGGGACCAGACCAAAACAACCGATACAACTGGCCAGAAGAACCAAGGAGGTTTATTGACCAAGACGTTTATACCAAAGTTGATCAGAATAACCCTGATAAAGTAAAATCTGCCTGTGATGAGCTTGAAGCTATGTCTTGGGGTTTGTTTCACCCAGAGCATGACAAGCCAGCAAAAGTCAACATTAACAACTATGAACATGCAGAAGAACAGTATGTAATAATGACAAAAGCTGGAAATAACATGGTGCAGAtcaatgaacaacaaaaaataaaagaaattcttCGCAACTGTTATGAGATTAAATCTGGAAAGGATGCTGTCAGTTTGATCCGTCACTATGCAAAGACTGGAGAAACTAGTTCAACATACTTGAAGATCAGCGACTGGATATTTAAAGTTGATCCAAGAACTCTGTACATGATTCCAGTTGGAAAAAAGCTTGTGAGCACAAACGACAgggaagaacaaacaaaaacaaaggagtgGATTACAGAACAGaatggagaaaacaaagaaaagtacTCGAACATACGGGGGAATATTCAAAATAAGCAAGAGTATGCTAATTATGTGAGAGATATTTTTAAAGGTGATCGAATCTCACAGAATCTCTCCCCTGACAGGGAGCTCTTCTATGCCTGGTACTTCGCTGCCTCAGTCGTAGCCGAATCTGCTAGGAACTTGCGGACATTTCCTTTAACCCTTATGGCTCTCGATTTGATTCACAGTAGACCCAATGATGAATACAGGTTAAAGTTTCTATTTGAATACCATCCAATGGCAAGAGGAGATAGTTGGACTGACTCGTGGAGTCGAGGATTTAGTGGAACAGCAGCAGTACCAACCAGACTCAAccaaaatatccaaaatatgCGTGAGCGTAAATCAATCAAGCTTCTCGAAGTCATACGTTTAGAACTCAGTTTATTCACCAAGTGGACACAAACAGTTGGTAACAATTTACTGAATCAGTTGTCTACTTTGGCTGTGGAGTACAAGATTATTAAAGAGGATtcacagttaaaaaataattaccaaaaatTCAAAGACACCCTGCAACCTCAGAGCTCTTTAATACCACCTACAGATGGGGGAGAACCTCGAGCATCTGGACCACTGAGTGGTCATGATGATGGTTACGTAACACAAAGAGACGTAATTTCAGCCTCAGAGTTAGAGAACTCCTTTATACATGAAGCATATTTCTCCAGAGGAACAACATTACTGGCTGAGGAGATCCATACTCAGCTTACAAAacagtttggagaaaatctGGCAGGAATGCATGTTAGAAAGGGAAGTAACAGAATTGAAAATGGACAGTTTATATGTCAGCTTGAGTCCCAGCTTGCAGATGTCGAGCCTGTCGAGTTTAGAGCTGAGTTGTCAGCAAAAACTCAAGAGTTCCATAAAGAACTTCAGGAAAACATGGATAGATCGGTTCAGGAAATGGAAGAGCACAGTTTAACGTCCAGCCATCAGGGCAGTAAGTTTGCGGAGCGTGTAGGATCTGCTGTTGGGGTCCTGGGTCTCCTGCTGGGGATGAAAGGATCTATTCGTGCTTTTGAACAAGGTCATGTCAAAGATGGCGTCGCTGGGGCTCTGCAAACAGCTCATGGGACGGCAGCTATAGCTTCATCTGCTATAGCAAGAACAGCTCTGTCCTCAGAGGGTCGAGCTGCCAAAGCTGCAGTAACGATAATGAGAAGTCCTGTAATGAAAGGAATGATGACAGCCATTCCGATAATAGGAATTGGATTTGGGGTTTACAATATTGAAGAAGATTTTAAGAGGAATGATGCATTAGGATACATTGACGGTTATATTGATATCGAAATGGTTGCTTTAGATGTTGTTGAACTTGCTCAGCCTGAACTTGCACCTTTTATTGCTCCGGTCAATGTGGCTCTTTCAGTCGTCCGAATGGTAGTTGATGATATTTACATGGGCATAAAAAATGAACTTGACAGCCTCCCAAAGGACGCTGCACTCCTGAGTAAAATAGGGGCTGTATTTGTTGGATTTGGAAaaggtgtttttcattttataattcaTGTGGccagtttattttatgattGGCGTTATGATGAAATTGAGGAGGGACGTAGGCTTGTTGCTCAGATTTCAGATTACCGTAAATATTACGTTGTTACAAAGGAAACAGATGGAGTGACTGCCATTGATTTTAGCGGGGGAGCATCCTCCTGGAACGGAGGAGGCATCGACTTCTGCCTTGCTGACAGTGGTCAGTCGAAGCTCTGCATGGACTATTTTGTTTCCAGTGATGAGAGTTTTGGGAGGGGATGCTGGAACATTAATGCACAGGGAAGTACAGATATAATTCTTGGGACTGGAGAATCACATGAATTAGAGCACACAACACTAcagaaaaaacttttcattttcataccAGCCGGCTCTGTGACTGTGGTCTCTGGTTACAAAGATGCTTCATATTCACGATATGGGACATACAGGGGAAACAGGGCTTCTAATCGTTTCTTTGCTGTCCAGAATGCAGGTGACACACATATGATTGAAGTGATGCTGAGTTATTATTACAGACTTTACGGTGAACCAGGTGATGATAAATTTTTCCTTGGTCCTCAGAAAACTTATGTTGAAGGTTCTGGTGGGAAAGACACATACCTGATTccagaaaatggaggaaaaaccaTCATCAACAACTTCGACCCCTCCAAAGCAATGGACACTCTTCATTTCAGCGTTGACTACAGAGACATTTCTGTGTACAAGTCTGGATGCGATGTCGTGCTGATGTATCAAAGCACTCACAGTGTGACCATAATGAACTGGTTCTTAGGGGAACTGTACCGCCACATGATCATGATGTCAGGAGACGGAGTTTTGTTTGAGATCTCCTCCACTGTGGTCACTTCGGTTCAGCTGATGGCCACAGGAATCAACAAGATGTTTCAGAAACTCGGTGAAACTATAAATGCTGCAGATCCACTGCTACGTGCAGTTATAGACATCGTAGGAACTCAGTTTGATGACATTATTCTTGGAAATGATCAGAACAACCTGATAGATGGAGGAGGCGGCACAGATAGACTGAGTGGTGGTGAAGGTGAAGACATTTACAACATCAAAGGTAGCAGCCAATCAGTGTTGATTGAAAATTTCtccagagacagaaaaacagacctGGCCATTATAGATGCAAATCTTCAAAGTTTTAATCTCTGGGTGGAAGGAGATCATGTTAAACTGAAAGCCGTCCATGACAACACACCCATCTACGTGACCCTGGTGAACTGGTTCAGGTCACAGGAAGACCGACACCTGGTCATCGTCACAAAGGATCTGCTCACCTTCACAATCTCAGACAACATAACTGACTGTCTGCTGAGCAACAAGTTCCTGAAATGCATTAAACTTCAAAGAATTGACTACAGCAGCTCCTCATCTCCTCTGGTGGTGGATCTTCTGGCtgatgcagctttaaacagCCTGACTGAGGTTCGTGGATCAAAGTTTAACGATGTCATCAAAGGAAACGATgaacacaatgtttttattcctgGAGATGGAGATGATTTTATGCAGGGAAGAGGAGAAGATTGGTACATTATCTCACCTGGTGGAGGAGAAAAAATGATCAACAACCAATCACCAGATCAGGTCTTAGACAAGCTCTTCCTGAAAGAACGATATGAGAGTTTAACAGCTATCTGTGAACTAGGGAACATCATCATCTTGGTCAACAGAACAAGAACTGTTGAATTACAGAATTGGTTCCTTTCAAAGGACTATCAGCACCTGGAGATCAGGACCAGTGATGGAGTAACAGCTGGACTGaagaccaacaccagcagctgcaaTGAAGCTTTAATACAACCATTCATCATTGACTACAGAAGCTCATTACATCAAACTGATCCAATCTGTCACctattctttttaaaacaatcactAAGACTCTTTTGTGGCCTAAAAGGGAAGAAGATTATGATGAAAGAAACTGGTTCAGTGAAGGAAATGTTCGGTTCCTCAGGCTTTGACATCATGGTTGGGAACAAAAACGACAATTTGCTTGATCCATACACCGGAGGGGCAGTGATGTCTGGAGGTGAAGGACAAGACACCTACATAATCAAACATGGATATGGAGATAACTTGTTGATTGACAACTTTGCAGAGGATCAGAAAACTGATACAGTTCTGGTGGACATGGACTTTATTGATGGAGGTCAAGTTGTGTTGGATTCATCAACAGAAGATCTGCGAGTAACAATCAAGACAGAAGGTGAAGAGTTAAAGTTTAGTCTGATCGACTACGGTCTTGGTGACCAGCATCAGCACCTTGACTTTCTGAGCTCAGACGGAGTTCGTTTCAAACTGAAATCAATGAACTCCTCTGGAGATGCGCCTCAGCTTCAGGTTGAAGCTTTCAAAGTGACTCTGAAACAATCTGAAGTGGACTGCCGTTTGGACCTCAGCATCCAGAGAAATCTGTCAAAGGTCCAGACTGCACAAGGTTGTCCTTCACAGTCCAACTACATGATAGGCAACAATCAAGACAACGTTCTGATTGGTGGGTGGAAGGATGACGCCTTGGATGGAGGAGAAGGAGATGACGCTCTGATTGGAGGACATGGAGCAGACATCCTGGTTGGTGGAATGGGAGACGACACTCTTTATGGTGAAGATGGAAATGACACGATGCTGGGCGGCTCCGGCTGGGACGTCTTCATTCCTGGACCAGGACCTGATCTGGTGGACGGGGGTTCTGGCAGAGACACTGTTCTGTACCGCGGTGACCATGAAAAGGGCTCAGGGGTTTACGTTAACCTGCTGAGCGGCCAAGGTCACTATGCTGATGCTGAAGGAGACGTGTTGAAGGACGTGGAAGCCGTGATCGGAACCATCTACTCCGACATCTTGGTGTCTGGTTATGAGAGTTCCCTCCTCAAAGGTTCAAGCGGTAATGACATCTTAGTGTCCACCGGTGGAGATTACCTGGTTGGAGGAGATGGGAATGACATCTACATGCTGGCCTTCGACCACGGCTCCGTCACCATCGACAACTGCGCTAAAGACAATGCCACCGATGTTCTGTACTTCAGCTCACATTCATTGCCATCATTTGATCACCAGTTTCTGCCAGACAGAATCGTTTTCACTTTCTTTGGACCTAATCAAACTGCTGTGAAAGTTGGACTGAAAGGCTGGAGAGACGATGACAGTGAATGTGGCCATTTGAAGCTGGTTTTCAGAGAATTGGAGATCTCAGTGGACCGTATTCTAGCTTTCTACCACACAACTTAG